From Brachionichthys hirsutus isolate HB-005 chromosome 2, CSIRO-AGI_Bhir_v1, whole genome shotgun sequence, one genomic window encodes:
- the otud5a gene encoding OTU domain-containing protein 5-A — MTILPKKKPSSGVGVSDHADDSDRRSGSDPHQHPHPHAGRTGARPRASPPPWSYQPAPPSARDDRRSIEASSRPQQASPPPVGSASPVGPGEGRDSSGGIVAGSRGELVVSGGVAGCGGAIGSCCSGPGLSKRRRQAGTCSGAVVAALAGGGQPGVAGPGGTGSSQDTEEGAGNNSEDEYENAARLQSVDPATVEQQEHWFEKALGEKKGFVIKKMKEDGACLFRAVADQVYGDQDMHEVVRKHCMDYLMKNADYFSNYVTEDFTTYINRKRKNNCHGNHIEMQAMAEMYNRPVEVYQYSTEPINTFHGIHQNNDEPIRVSYHRNIHYNSVVNPNKATIGVGLGLPAFKPGYAEQSLMKSAIKTSEESWIEQQMLEDKKRATDWEATNEAIEEQVARESYLQWLQDQEKQARQPRKASATCSSATAAASSGFDDWSARSPRQRDSDPSHSELTTAPSTINKPPSPTGAALILSKPPSPCAPGPSNQSRHHLEYRAIMQEMSPTAFGLTDWEDDQILASVLAVSQQEYLDTMKHQSAAMHREREPSPDSS, encoded by the exons ATGACGATTCTCCCGAAGAAGAAGCCCAGCTCTGGGGTCGGCGTTTCGGACCACGCCGATGACAGCGACCGACGGAGCGGCTCTGACCCCCACCAGCACCCCCATCCTCATGCAGGTCGGACAGGAGCGCGGCCGAGGGCTTCCCCTCCGCCGTGGTCCTACCAACCCGCTCCGCCCTCTGCAAGAGACGACAGGCGGAGCATCGAGGCGAGCTCGCGGCCGCAGCAGGCCTCTCCGCCACCGGTCGGGTCTGCGTCGCCGGTAGGGCCGGGCGAGGGTCGAGACAGCAGCGGTGGAATAGTGGCCGGGTCGCGCGGCGAGCTCGTCGTGTCGGGCGGCGTCGCCGGATGCGGTGGAGCCATTGGCAGCTGCTGCTCCGGGCCCGGTTTGAGCAAGAGGCGGCGGCAGGCTGGCACCTGCTCCGGCGCGGTGGTGGCGGCTCTGGCCGGCGGAGGCCAGCCCGGTGTGGCCGGACCGGGAGGTACGGGGTCCAGCCAGGATACGGAGGAAGGAGCCGGGAACAATAGTGAAGACGAATACGAAAACGCTGCCCGGCTGCAGTCCGTCGACCCGGCGACAGTGGAGCAG caggAGCACTGGTTTGAAAAAGCTCTGGGGGAGAAGAAAGGATTTGTCATCAAGAAGATGAAGGAGGACGGGGCGTGTCTGTTCAGAGCAGTTG CTGATCAGGTGTATGGAGACCAGGACATGCACGAAGTGGTCCGGAAACACTGTATGGACTACCTG ATGAAGAATGCCGACTATTTCTCCAACTACGTGACAGAGGACTTCACCACATACATAAatagaaagaggaaaaacaattgCCACGGCAACCACATCGAGATGCAGGCCATGGCCGAGATGTACAACCGACCTGTGGAAGTGTACCAGTACAGCACAG AGCCAATCAACACATTCCACGGCATACACCAAAATAACGACGAGCCAATAAGAGTGAGCTACCACCGTAACATCCACTACAACTCGGTGGTGAACCCCAACAAAGCCACGATCGGGGTTGGCCTGGGACTCCCCGCCTTCAAACCAGGG tacgcTGAGCAGTCTCTCATGAAGTCTGCCATCAAGACGTCGGAGGAGTCGTGGATCGAGCAGCAAATGCTGGAGGACAAGAAGCGTGCCACAGACTGGGAGGCCACCAATGAGGCTATTGAGGAGCAGGTTGCACGGGAGTCCTACctgcagtggctgcaggacCAGGAGAAGCAGGCccgacag CCCCGTAAAGCCAGCgctacctgcagctctgctacaGCCGCAGCCTCAAGTGGCTTTGACGATTGGAGCGCGCGGTCGCCACGGCAACGTGACTCAGACCCCTCCCATTCTGAACTCACGACTGCCCCGTCGACCATCAACAAGCCCCCTTCCCCCACCGGAGCCGCCCTCATCCTTAGCAAACCCCCATCCCCCTGCGCACCAG gtcccAGCAATCAGAGTCGTCATCATTTGGAGTACAGAGCCA